Proteins co-encoded in one Juglans regia cultivar Chandler chromosome 16, Walnut 2.0, whole genome shotgun sequence genomic window:
- the LOC109004495 gene encoding protein SGT1 homolog, producing the protein MESDLETKAKEAFIDDHFELAEQLYSQAIALNPTRAELFADRAQANLKLNNFTEAVADANKAIEMNPLLARAYLRKGSACFNLEEYQTAKAALETGASLAPEDSRFTNLLKECDQLIAKETVDIPKHSSEKTTSTNVSSESFQPVDDLSNQVTQTPAKPKYRHEFYQKPEEVVVTIFAKGIPAKNVSVDFGEQILSVSIDVPGEDVYHFQPRLFGKIIPSNCRYVVLSTKVEVRLAKAEPINWTALEFSNTNIVPQRVNASVIGSQRPTYPSSKPKKDWDKIEADVKKEEKDEKLDGDAALNKFFQNIYADADEDTKRAMKKSFVESNGTVLSTNWKEVGSKKVEGSPPDGMEMRRWEY; encoded by the exons ATGGAGTCCGATCTCGAAACCAAGGCGAAGGAAGCCTTCATCGACGACCACTTCGAGCTGGCCGAGCAGCTCTACTCCCAGGCCATCGCTCTCAACCCTACCCGGGCCGAGCTTTTCGCCGACCGCGCCCAGGCCAACCTCAAACTCAACAACTTCACTG AGGCTGTTGCTGATGCAAACAAAGCAATTGAAATGAACCCTTTGTTGGCAAGAGCGTACTTGCGTAAAGG CTCTGCATGCTTCAACCTTGAAGAATATCAGACTGCAAAAGCAGCATTGGAAACCGGTGCATCTTTGGCCCCTGAAGATTCAAGATTCACCAATTTACTCAAAGAATGTGATCAGTTGATTGCAA AGGAAACTGTTGATATACCAAAGCACTCATCGGAGAAAACCACCTCAACAAATGTATCTTCAGAAAGTTTTCAGCCTGTGGATGACCTTTCCAATCAGGTGACACAAACACCAGCCAAACCAAAATACAG GCATGAATTCTACCAGAAGCCAGAGGAAGTGGTGGTGACTATCTTTGCCAAGGGCATACCTGCTAAAAATGTTTCTGTTGACTTTGGTGAACAAATA CTTAGTGTTAGCATTGATGTTCCTGGTGAAGATGTGTATCATTTTCAACCTCGCTTATTTGGAAAG ATAATACCTTCCAACTGTAGGTATGTTGTTTTGTCTACCAAAGTTGAAGTTCGCCTCGCCAAAGCTGAACCAATAAATTGGACAGCTCTTGAATTCAGCAATACAAATATAGTTCCACAAAGGGTAAATGCCTCAG TTATTGGATCTCAAAGACCAACTTACCCatcctcaaaaccaaaaaaggATTGGGATAAGATCGAAGCAGACGTGAAGAAGGAG gAGAAAGATGAAAAGCTTGATGGTGATGCAGCTTTAAACAAATTTTTCCAAAACATATACGCAGATGCTGATGAGGACACCAAAAGAGCcatgaaaaaatcattt GTTGAGTCAAATGGGACGGTGCTCTCCACGAACTGGAAGGAAGTGGGTTCAAAGAAGGTGGAGGGAAGCCCTCCTGATGGTATGGAGATGAGGAGATGGGAGTACTAA
- the LOC109004456 gene encoding receptor-like protein EIX2: MICEHNDRMRGLAFLDLSRNLLSGELPDCWMNYSTLKVLHLGNNSLTGNIPSSLGFVSTLQSLSLYKNNMLGDLPMSLQNCTSLRLLDLTENHFSGSLPTWLGNSYYDLVVLMLRSNKFSGSIPQELCHLTSLQILDLARNNFSGHIPRCFGNFSAMARQDDSSGVFDFLLPLKTLTETAVLVTKGREYKYYSQTLALVKSMDLSSNNLIEEIPKGVTSLYSLRFLNLSANKLNRGIPDNINAMRLLESLDLSWNQLTGAIPQSLASLTSLSHLNLSYNNFSGRIPSGTQIQTFSALSFIGNHDLCGPPLTVSCIGDDQPPEPTPNADNEGGEDDGWIDMKWFYISIPLGFVVGFWGIVGPLAFSKVWRLAYFRFLDDMMYRLFWRSLRA, encoded by the coding sequence ATGATTTGTGAACATAATGATAGAATGAGAGGTCTGGCTTTTCTGGATCTGTCAAGAAATCTTTTATCCGGAGAACTTCCTGACTGTTGGATGAATTATTCTACATTAAAAGTGTTGCACTTGGGGAACAATAGCCTCACAGGAAACATACCAAGCTCATTGGGTTTTGTATCCACACTTCAGTCTCTATCATTGTATAAAAACAACATGCTTGGAGATTTACCAATGTCGCTACAAAATTGCACAAGTTTAAGGCTCTTAGATCTCACTGAGAATCATTTCTCTGGTAGCTTACCCACTTGGTTGGGGAATAGTTACTATGACCTTGTTGTCCTTATGCTTCGCTCGAACAAGTTCAGTGGCAGTATTCCTCAGGAGCTGTGTCACCTAACTTCACTTCAGATCTTGGACCTTGCACGGAACAACTTCTCCGGACACATACCGAGATGCTTTGGCAATTTTAGTGCTATGGCGAGACAAGATGACTCCAGTGGTGTCTTTGATTTCCTTCTACCACTGAAAACATTAACAGAAACAGCAGTCTTGGTAACGAAGGGAAGAGAGTACAAATATTATAGCCAAACACTTGCTCTCGTCAAAAGCATGGACCTCTCAAGCAACAATTTAATTGAAGAGATCCCTAAGGGGGTCACCAGTCTCTACAGCCTGCGATTCTTGAATCTGTCAGCCAACAAACTCAATAGAGGGATTCCTGATAATATCAATGCCATGAGATTATTGGAATCTCTTGATCTCTCCTGGAATCAATTAACAGGTGCAATACCTCAAAGCTTGGCGAGTTTGACATCCTTGTCTCATTTGAACTTATCATACAACAACTTCTCTGGCAGAATTCCCTCCGGTACCCAGATACAAACCTTTAGTGCATTGAGTTTCATTGGTAATCATGATCTTTGTGGACCTCCACTTACAGTTAGTTGCATTGGAGATGACCAGCCCCCTGAGCCAACACCAAATGCTGATAATGAAGGTGGCGAGGACGATGGCTGGATTGACATGAAGTGGTTTTATATAAGTATTCCACTTGGGTTTGTTGTGGGGTTTTGGGGCATAGTAGGTCCATTAGCATTCAGCAAGGTATGGAGACTTGCTTACTTCAGGTTTTTGGATGACATGATGTATAGACTCTTTTGGCGGAGCTTGAGAGCGTAA